A genome region from Populus alba chromosome 5, ASM523922v2, whole genome shotgun sequence includes the following:
- the LOC118034974 gene encoding galactinol synthase 2, whose translation MAPDITATLANNTNSLVKQASISSCAYVTFLAGDGDYWKGVVGLAKGLRKAKSNYPLVVAILPDVPEEHRKILASQGCMVREIEPVNPPENQTQFAMAYYVINYSKLRIWEFVEYSKMIYLDGDIQVFDNIDHLFDMPDGYFYAAMDCFCEKTWSNSSQYKIGYCQQCPDKVHWPAEMGPKPPLYFNAGMFVYEPNLSTYHDLLETLKVTPPTLFAEQDFLNMFFRDVYKPIPSDYNLVLALLWRHPENINLDKVKVVHYCAAGSKPWRYTGKEDNMDREDIKMLVNKWWDIYHDESLDYKNTVVAAAGAELQPFLAALAEAGIAHYITAPSAA comes from the exons ATGGCTCCTGATATTACTGCTACTCTTGCTAACAACACCAACTCCCTTGTCAAGCAAGCTAGCATTTCAAGTTGTGCATATGTTACGTTTTTGGCTGGTGATGGAGACTACTGGAAAGGTGTTGTAGGGTTAGCCAAGGGGTTGAGGAAGGCAAAGAGCAACTACCCTTTGGTGGTAGCTATCTTGCCTGACGTTCCTGAGGAGCACCGGAAGATACTTGCCTCTCAAGGGTGCATGGTGAGGGAGATTGAGCCTGTTAACCCACCGGAGAACCAGACCCAGTTTGCTATGGCTTATTATGTCATCAACTACTCCAAGCTTCGTATATGGGAG TTTGTGGAGTATAGCAAGATGATATATTTGGATGGTGACATCCAAGTGTTTGATAACATAGACCACCTCTTTGACATGCCTGATGGCTACTTCTATGCTGCGATGGACTGCTTCTGTGAGAAAACATGGAGCAATAGCTCCCAGTACAAGATTGGTTACTGCCAACAGTGTCCCGATAAGGTCCATTGGCCTGCTGAGATGGGTCCTAAGCCTCCTCTCTACTTCAACGCTGGCATGTTTGTTTATGAGCCCAACTTGTCTACATATCATGACCTCCTGGAGACCCTCAAAGTCACCCCTCCTACCCTCTTTGCTGAGCAG GATTTCTTGAACATGTTTTTCAGGGATGTTTATAAGCCAATTCCTTCGGATTACAACCTTGTGTTGGCCTTGTTATGGCGCCATCCTGAGAACATCAATCTTGACAAAGTCAAAGTTGTTCACTATTGTGCTGCT GGGTCCAAGCCATGGAGGTACACAGGAAAAGAAGATAACATGGACAGAGAAGACATCAAGATGCTGGTTAACAAATGGTGGGACATTTACCACGACGAGTCCTTGGACTACAAGAATACTGTGGTGGCTGCTGCTGGAGCTGAACTGCAACCATTCTTGGCGGCGCTAGCAGAAGCTGGTATTGCTCACTACATTACCGCCCCATCTGCCGCTTAA